The following proteins come from a genomic window of Heyndrickxia acidicola:
- the nusA gene encoding transcription termination factor NusA, producing the protein MSTELLDALLILEKEKGISRDVIIEAIEAALVSAYKRNFNQAQNVRTDLNLANGTMRVFARKDVVDEVFDSRLEISIEEAQKINPSYEVGDVVEIEVTPKDFGRIAAQTAKQVVTQRVREAERGIIYSEFVDREDDIMTGIVQRQDPRFIYVNLGKIEALLPQSEQMPNESYRPHDRIKVYLTKVEKTTKGPQIFVSRTHPGLLKRLFEIEVPEIYDGTVEIRSVAREAGDRSKISVYTDKPEVDPVGACVGPKGSRVQAVVNELKGEKIDIVEWSEDPVVFVANALSPSKVLDVMVEEQEKATTVVVPDYQLSLAIGKRGQNARLAAKLTGWKIDIKSESEARELGIYPRENSSVINEEQTEEESFSLSEEDFE; encoded by the coding sequence ATGAGCACAGAATTATTGGATGCTCTATTGATCTTAGAAAAAGAGAAAGGTATTTCTCGAGATGTTATAATTGAAGCGATTGAAGCAGCACTGGTTTCTGCCTATAAGAGAAATTTTAACCAGGCGCAAAATGTTCGTACAGATCTGAATTTAGCAAATGGCACGATGAGGGTTTTTGCTCGTAAAGATGTGGTGGATGAGGTATTTGATTCACGCCTTGAGATTTCTATTGAAGAAGCGCAAAAAATTAATCCTTCCTATGAAGTAGGGGATGTAGTGGAAATTGAAGTAACCCCTAAGGATTTTGGAAGAATTGCTGCACAAACAGCCAAACAGGTTGTAACTCAGCGTGTTAGGGAAGCTGAAAGAGGTATTATCTATTCAGAATTTGTCGACAGAGAAGACGATATCATGACAGGAATTGTTCAACGTCAGGATCCTCGTTTTATTTATGTCAATTTAGGAAAGATCGAAGCACTTCTTCCTCAAAGTGAGCAAATGCCTAATGAGAGCTACCGTCCTCATGATAGGATTAAGGTGTATCTTACTAAGGTAGAGAAAACAACAAAAGGGCCTCAAATATTTGTATCCAGGACTCATCCAGGCCTCTTAAAACGTTTATTTGAAATTGAAGTTCCAGAAATTTATGATGGAACAGTTGAAATTCGTTCAGTGGCACGTGAAGCAGGAGACCGTTCCAAAATTTCTGTTTACACAGATAAGCCGGAAGTAGATCCTGTAGGAGCATGTGTAGGGCCTAAGGGCTCGAGGGTCCAGGCGGTGGTGAATGAACTTAAAGGTGAAAAAATCGACATCGTGGAATGGTCTGAGGATCCGGTTGTTTTCGTCGCTAATGCTTTGAGTCCATCCAAGGTACTGGATGTTATGGTAGAAGAACAGGAAAAAGCGACTACTGTAGTGGTTCCTGATTATCAATTATCCCTTGCAATAGGCAAACGCGGTCAAAATGCGCGCCTTGCTGCTAAGCTTACTGGCTGGAAAATTGATATAAAAAGTGAAAGTGAAGCGCGTGAATTAGGGATATATCCTCGCGAAAACTCATCTGTTATCAATG
- the rimP gene encoding ribosome maturation factor RimP, producing MSKVTEIVEDLLTPILEEMKLDLVDIEYVKEGKNWFLRVFLDKDNGIDIEECGMVSERLGERLDEIDPIPHNYFLEVSSPGAERPLKKEKDFEKAVGKTVFIKTFEPIEDEKNFEGTLTSFDGETLKLEMKIKTRKKEVEIPYSKVAKARLSVIF from the coding sequence ATGAGCAAAGTTACGGAAATTGTTGAAGATCTTTTAACACCAATCCTAGAAGAAATGAAGCTTGATCTTGTTGATATAGAATACGTAAAGGAAGGAAAAAACTGGTTCCTTCGCGTATTTTTAGATAAGGATAACGGGATCGATATTGAAGAATGCGGAATGGTAAGTGAACGTTTGGGTGAACGGCTTGATGAAATCGACCCAATTCCTCACAATTATTTTCTTGAGGTTTCCTCCCCAGGGGCAGAACGTCCATTGAAAAAGGAAAAGGACTTTGAAAAGGCCGTCGGGAAAACAGTTTTTATTAAAACATTTGAACCAATAGAAGACGAAAAGAATTTTGAAGGTACTTTAACGTCATTTGATGGTGAAACTTTAAAGCTTGAAATGAAAATCAAAACACGAAAAAAAGAAGTAGAAATTCCGTATTCCAAAGTAGCCAAAGCACGTTTATCTGTTATTTTTTAA
- a CDS encoding PolC-type DNA polymerase III — protein MTDNPAERKNRFRLLLQQLQLTEDAMAEHFNNGEIEKLVIQRHSKRWHFNFLLEKVLPFNIFIRFATQLRQSFQHIAEVQFTVRVLDQSGHDELVADYWNYCVQEIDGMSPMLLSLLNEQRPELKGNKLILQARNDTEARTLKQKYGELISSVYQTIGFPAFNIDAIVAQIQSNKDYEQFLEAKKKEDQERAKLAVMEMQKREAEGGSEPADDGPLMLGLTIKEDDTFRRIEEILDEERRVSIEGYVFFAETRELRSGRTLLTFKITDYTSSILVKMFSRDKEDAAILNRVKKGMWLRARGSIQNDTFVRDLVMIANDLNEIKPRSRKDNAPEGEKRVELHLHTPMSQMDATSSVADLVKQASKWGHKAIAITDHAVLQSFPEAFSAGKKNDIKIIYGLEVNLVDDGVPIAYNSTHRLLEEAVYVVFDVETTGLSAVYDTIIELAAVKIHKGEVIDKFEAFANPHHPLSATTIELTGITDDMVSSAPDVDVVLRDFREWMGDAILVAHNASFDIGFLNMGLQKIGFEKSPNPVIDTLELGRFLYPTFKNYRLNTLAKKFDVELTQHHRAIYDTEATGHILLRMLKDATEKGILYHDQFNDYMGEGGAFKRARPSHCTLLVKTQEGLKNLFKLVSISHIDFFFRVPRIPRSQLEKYREGIILGSGCDKGEVFEAMMQKGMDEAEEIAKFYDYLEVHPKEVYAPLIEAELVRDENALEEIISKIVSLGDKLNIPVVATGNVHYLNPEDKIYRKILIGSQGGANPLNRYELPDVHFRTTDEMLSSFSFLGKEKAAEIVVENTNKIADLIEAVKPIKDDLYTPKIEGADDEVRDKSYERAKMIYGDNLPEIVEARLEKELKSIIGHGFAVIYLISHKLVKKSLDDGYLVGSRGSVGSSLVATMTEITEVNPLPPHYVCPVCKQSEFFNDGSVGSGFDLPDKDCPNCNIKYKKDGHDIPFETFLGFKGDKVPDIDLNFSGEYQPRAHNYTKVLFGEDYVFRAGTIGTVAEKTAYGYVKGYASDNNKMFRGAEVDRLVQGCTGVKRTTGQHPGGIIVVPDYMDIFDFTPIQFPADDSNSEWKTTHFDFHSIHDNILKLDILGHDDPTVIRMLQDLSGIDPKTIPTDDPEVMKIFSGTESLGVTEDQIMCKTGTLGIPEFGTKFVRQMLEDTKPTTFSELVQISGLSHGTDVWLGNAQELIHNGTCTLPEVIGCRDDIMVYLIYQGLEPSLAFKIMESVRKGKGLQPEMEEEMIKQNVPGWYIDSCKKIKYMFPKAHAAAYVLMAVRIAYFKVHLPLLYYAAYFTVRAEDFDLEAMIRGSQAIRARIEEISAKGLEAAPKEKSLLTVLELALEMSERGFRFQKIDLYRSQAAEFVIDGDSLIPPFNSIPGLGTNVAQNIVRAREDGEFLSKEDLQQRGKVSKTLMEYLDKHGTLEAMPEQNQLSLF, from the coding sequence ATGACTGACAATCCCGCCGAAAGAAAAAATCGTTTTCGACTTTTGCTTCAGCAGCTTCAGCTAACGGAAGATGCTATGGCTGAACATTTTAATAATGGTGAAATCGAAAAGTTAGTGATTCAAAGACATTCAAAACGATGGCATTTTAACTTCTTATTAGAAAAAGTATTGCCATTTAATATCTTTATACGGTTTGCCACACAATTGCGGCAGAGCTTTCAGCATATTGCGGAGGTTCAATTTACCGTTCGTGTGCTCGACCAAAGCGGCCATGATGAATTAGTGGCTGATTACTGGAATTATTGTGTTCAGGAAATAGATGGCATGTCTCCTATGCTTTTATCACTTTTAAATGAGCAGCGTCCTGAATTAAAAGGGAATAAGTTAATTTTACAGGCGCGTAACGATACGGAAGCAAGGACACTAAAACAAAAATACGGCGAGCTTATTTCTTCTGTATATCAAACGATCGGATTTCCTGCTTTTAATATCGATGCGATTGTAGCTCAGATACAGTCGAATAAGGATTACGAACAGTTTCTTGAAGCTAAGAAAAAAGAGGATCAGGAAAGAGCAAAGCTGGCGGTAATGGAAATGCAGAAGCGTGAAGCAGAAGGCGGCTCCGAACCTGCTGATGATGGTCCATTAATGCTGGGCTTAACAATTAAAGAGGATGATACGTTTAGAAGAATAGAAGAAATTTTGGATGAAGAAAGAAGAGTCTCTATCGAAGGCTATGTTTTCTTTGCAGAGACAAGGGAGCTTCGAAGCGGCAGAACGCTGCTTACTTTTAAAATAACTGATTATACAAGCTCTATCCTTGTTAAAATGTTTTCCAGGGATAAAGAAGATGCTGCTATTTTAAATAGAGTGAAAAAAGGTATGTGGTTACGTGCCCGCGGCAGTATTCAAAACGATACCTTTGTTCGCGACCTTGTTATGATTGCCAATGACTTAAATGAGATAAAGCCGCGTTCTCGAAAAGATAATGCTCCTGAGGGTGAAAAACGTGTAGAGCTTCATCTTCATACTCCCATGAGCCAGATGGACGCAACTTCCTCGGTAGCAGATTTGGTTAAGCAGGCAAGCAAATGGGGCCATAAAGCGATTGCGATTACGGATCATGCTGTGTTACAAAGCTTTCCGGAAGCATTCAGTGCCGGAAAAAAGAATGATATAAAAATTATTTACGGCCTCGAAGTAAACCTTGTTGATGACGGTGTTCCGATTGCCTATAACAGTACCCACCGATTACTTGAAGAAGCAGTGTACGTCGTTTTTGATGTAGAGACAACAGGTCTTTCTGCTGTGTATGATACAATCATTGAATTGGCTGCTGTAAAAATTCATAAAGGCGAAGTCATTGATAAATTTGAAGCATTTGCGAATCCTCATCACCCGCTTTCAGCAACGACCATAGAACTTACTGGAATCACAGATGATATGGTCAGCTCCGCTCCGGATGTTGATGTAGTCCTGAGAGATTTTAGGGAATGGATGGGAGATGCTATCTTAGTAGCCCATAATGCCTCTTTTGATATTGGCTTTTTAAACATGGGGCTGCAAAAAATTGGTTTTGAAAAGTCTCCTAATCCTGTAATTGATACACTCGAGCTGGGCAGATTTTTATACCCAACGTTTAAAAATTATCGTCTGAATACATTGGCTAAGAAGTTTGATGTTGAACTTACCCAGCATCACAGGGCCATTTATGATACAGAAGCAACCGGACATATTTTATTGAGAATGCTCAAGGATGCAACTGAAAAAGGAATACTCTATCATGATCAATTTAATGATTACATGGGAGAAGGTGGAGCATTCAAAAGAGCCCGTCCTTCCCATTGCACTCTTTTGGTGAAAACACAGGAAGGTTTGAAAAATCTATTTAAACTTGTTTCGATCTCCCACATTGATTTTTTCTTCAGGGTTCCGCGTATTCCGAGGTCCCAGCTGGAAAAATATCGTGAAGGAATTATTTTAGGTTCAGGCTGCGATAAAGGTGAAGTTTTCGAAGCGATGATGCAAAAAGGCATGGACGAAGCGGAAGAAATTGCGAAGTTTTATGATTATCTTGAAGTACATCCAAAAGAAGTCTATGCTCCTTTAATTGAAGCCGAATTAGTTCGCGATGAAAATGCACTTGAAGAAATTATCTCTAAAATTGTCTCCCTTGGAGATAAATTGAACATTCCGGTTGTTGCTACCGGGAATGTCCATTATTTAAATCCAGAGGATAAAATCTATCGAAAAATATTAATAGGCTCCCAGGGCGGAGCAAACCCGCTGAATCGCTATGAACTGCCTGATGTCCATTTTCGGACAACGGATGAAATGCTGTCTTCCTTCTCTTTCTTAGGGAAAGAAAAAGCTGCAGAGATTGTTGTGGAGAATACAAACAAAATAGCAGATCTCATAGAAGCTGTGAAGCCGATAAAGGATGACCTTTATACACCGAAAATTGAAGGTGCAGATGATGAGGTAAGAGATAAAAGCTATGAGCGGGCCAAAATGATTTATGGGGATAACTTGCCGGAAATTGTCGAAGCAAGGCTTGAAAAAGAATTAAAAAGCATCATTGGTCACGGATTTGCCGTTATCTATTTAATTTCTCATAAACTGGTGAAAAAATCGCTGGATGACGGGTACTTAGTTGGATCTCGTGGATCAGTCGGATCTTCCCTTGTTGCAACCATGACAGAGATTACAGAGGTTAATCCCTTGCCTCCTCATTATGTGTGCCCTGTTTGTAAACAATCAGAGTTCTTTAATGACGGATCGGTGGGTTCAGGCTTTGATTTGCCGGATAAGGATTGCCCAAACTGCAATATCAAGTATAAAAAAGATGGACACGATATTCCGTTTGAAACCTTTCTTGGCTTTAAAGGGGATAAAGTTCCGGATATCGACCTTAACTTCTCTGGTGAATACCAGCCAAGGGCCCACAATTATACAAAGGTTCTTTTCGGTGAAGACTACGTTTTCCGGGCAGGTACAATCGGAACAGTTGCTGAAAAGACAGCTTATGGCTATGTAAAAGGGTATGCCTCCGATAACAACAAAATGTTCCGTGGAGCTGAAGTGGACAGGCTGGTACAGGGCTGTACGGGTGTTAAAAGGACCACCGGCCAGCATCCAGGGGGAATCATTGTTGTCCCGGATTACATGGATATTTTTGATTTTACACCGATACAATTTCCTGCTGATGACAGCAACTCTGAATGGAAAACGACACATTTTGATTTCCACTCAATTCATGACAATATTTTGAAGCTTGATATTCTGGGGCACGATGACCCAACTGTTATCCGGATGCTGCAGGATTTAAGCGGGATTGACCCGAAGACGATTCCAACAGATGATCCGGAAGTCATGAAGATTTTTAGCGGTACAGAGTCTCTCGGTGTAACGGAAGACCAGATTATGTGTAAAACAGGTACACTTGGGATTCCGGAATTCGGAACAAAGTTTGTAAGGCAAATGCTCGAGGATACGAAGCCTACTACCTTCTCCGAACTCGTTCAAATCTCCGGCCTGTCTCACGGTACGGATGTTTGGCTTGGGAATGCACAAGAGCTGATTCATAATGGAACGTGTACACTTCCTGAGGTAATCGGATGCCGTGACGATATTATGGTTTACTTAATTTATCAGGGTCTGGAGCCGTCACTAGCCTTTAAAATAATGGAATCCGTTCGTAAAGGAAAAGGGCTTCAGCCTGAAATGGAAGAAGAAATGATCAAACAAAATGTGCCGGGCTGGTATATTGATTCATGTAAAAAGATAAAATACATGTTCCCGAAAGCCCATGCGGCCGCTTATGTCCTAATGGCCGTTCGTATCGCCTATTTTAAGGTTCACCTGCCACTTCTATACTATGCTGCCTATTTTACCGTGAGGGCGGAGGACTTTGATTTGGAAGCGATGATACGCGGATCTCAGGCTATTCGTGCGCGTATAGAAGAGATTTCAGCAAAAGGTCTTGAGGCCGCTCCAAAAGAAAAAAGTTTATTGACAGTGCTGGAATTGGCACTTGAAATGAGCGAAAGAGGATTCCGTTTTCAAAAGATCGATCTTTATAGATCCCAGGCTGCGGAGTTTGTCATTGATGGCGATTCACTAATTCCGCCGTTTAATTCCATACCAGGCCTTGGTACAAACGTTGCCCAAAATATTGTGAGAGCGCGAGAAGACGGTGAGTTTTTATCGAAGGAAGACTTACAGCAAAGAGGAAAAGTATCTAAAACGTTAATGGAGTACCTTGATAAACATGGAACGCTGGAAGCTATGCCTGAGCAAAATCAGCTTTCCTTATTCTAG
- a CDS encoding proline--tRNA ligase: MKQSKAFIPTLKEVPADAEIKSHQLLLRAGFIRQNASGIYSYLPLARKVLHKIEAIIREELENIGAVELLMPAMQPAELWQETGRWYSYGAELMRLKDRHGRDFALGATHEEVITSLIRDELKSYKRLPISLYQIQTKFRDEKRPRFGLLRGREFIMKDAYSFHASAESLDETYNDMYNAYSNIFRRCGLNFRAVLADSGAIGGKDTQEFMVLSDIGEDTIAYSDSSDYAANIEMAEVVNHYTKSEDPEKSLEKVETKNQKSIDQITGYLKVEPDSCIKTLLFKADDEFVVVLVRGDHEVNEIKVKNHLGAKVVEIAEAPVAKQVLGCEVGSLGPIGMADKVKIIADQAIQYMVNGVCGANEENYHYINVNPERDFSVASYGDLRNIQEGDPSPDGKGTIRFAMGIEVGHIFKLGTNYSEPMKANFLDENGRTQVMTMGCYGIGVSRLLTAVAEQYNDEKGLVWPVQVSPFDVHLVPVNLKDEAQSQLTEELNSLLTQHNYTILVDDRMERPGVKFADSDLIGLPIRITVGKRAAEGIVEMKVRSTGEVLEVSKEDLIPAVQKLLKK, translated from the coding sequence ATGAAACAAAGTAAAGCATTTATCCCAACTTTAAAGGAAGTGCCTGCTGATGCAGAGATTAAAAGCCATCAGCTGTTATTGAGAGCAGGATTTATTAGACAAAATGCAAGCGGTATTTATTCATATTTGCCGCTGGCACGCAAGGTACTTCATAAAATTGAAGCGATTATACGAGAAGAGCTTGAAAATATCGGGGCGGTCGAATTGTTGATGCCTGCCATGCAGCCAGCTGAATTATGGCAGGAAACAGGTAGATGGTACTCTTATGGTGCCGAGTTGATGAGATTAAAGGACCGTCATGGCAGGGATTTTGCATTAGGTGCCACTCATGAAGAAGTGATTACCAGCTTAATCCGGGATGAACTAAAATCCTATAAGCGGCTTCCAATTTCACTGTATCAAATTCAAACAAAGTTCCGCGATGAAAAGCGTCCAAGATTTGGGCTGTTAAGAGGACGGGAATTCATTATGAAGGATGCATACTCCTTCCATGCTTCAGCTGAAAGCTTAGATGAAACGTATAACGATATGTACAATGCCTATAGTAATATTTTTAGAAGATGCGGTCTAAATTTCAGGGCTGTTCTGGCAGACTCTGGCGCTATTGGCGGTAAGGATACCCAGGAATTCATGGTTCTTTCTGACATAGGGGAAGATACCATTGCGTATTCAGACAGCTCCGATTATGCAGCAAACATTGAAATGGCTGAAGTGGTCAATCATTATACGAAGTCTGAGGATCCTGAAAAATCATTGGAAAAGGTAGAAACGAAGAACCAAAAATCCATTGACCAGATTACCGGCTACTTGAAGGTCGAACCTGATTCCTGCATAAAAACACTTCTCTTTAAAGCAGATGACGAGTTTGTAGTAGTATTAGTACGGGGCGATCATGAAGTAAATGAAATAAAGGTAAAAAACCATTTAGGTGCAAAAGTCGTGGAAATAGCGGAAGCACCTGTTGCTAAACAAGTGCTTGGCTGCGAAGTAGGTTCATTAGGCCCGATTGGAATGGCAGACAAGGTTAAAATCATTGCAGATCAAGCTATTCAATATATGGTAAACGGAGTATGCGGAGCCAATGAAGAAAACTACCATTATATCAACGTGAATCCGGAAAGAGATTTTTCGGTTGCTTCTTATGGTGATTTGCGCAATATCCAGGAAGGGGACCCTTCACCGGATGGTAAAGGAACAATCCGTTTTGCCATGGGGATTGAGGTCGGACATATTTTTAAGCTGGGTACCAACTACAGTGAACCAATGAAGGCCAACTTCCTTGATGAAAATGGCAGAACTCAAGTAATGACAATGGGATGCTATGGGATTGGCGTGTCAAGACTTCTTACTGCAGTGGCGGAACAATATAACGATGAAAAAGGGCTCGTTTGGCCTGTGCAGGTATCCCCATTTGATGTTCACCTTGTACCTGTAAATCTTAAAGATGAAGCCCAAAGTCAACTTACTGAAGAGCTAAATAGCTTGTTAACACAACATAACTATACGATTTTAGTTGATGACAGAATGGAGCGCCCAGGAGTCAAATTTGCAGATTCTGATTTGATTGGCCTTCCTATTAGAATTACAGTTGGAAAAAGGGCTGCTGAAGGAATTGTGGAAATGAAAGTACGAAGCACTGGAGAGGTACTGGAAGTTTCCAAAGAGGATTTAATTCCTGCTGTTCAAAAGCTTTTAAAGAAATAA
- the rseP gene encoding RIP metalloprotease RseP, translating into MTTVIAFIIIFGALVIFHEAGHFVFAKRAGILCREFAVGFGPKILSFKKNETQYTIRLLPIGGYVRMAGEDPEMAEFKPGQRIGLVLNSDGLVVKMVVNGKERFSDIRMIEVESADLEHKLFIKGYEEGEEELQTFFIAENAVVVENQTESQIAPWNRQFASKSLGRRAMTIFAGPMMNFVLAILIFTFLAIVQGVPVSDPVFGSLTSDGAAKQAGFHQGDTVISIDGAEISTWDDIVEVIQKHPGEELKFTIERNHKTLEIPVTPKAEKIDNQEIGIIGVHSPVEKSPLKVATYGFQQTYQWTVDIIQMLGKLVTGHFSINMLSGPVGIYKSTEVVAKSGITYLMKWAALLSINIGIMNLLPIPALDGGRLLFFAVEALRGKPIDRQKEGVVHFIGFALLMLLMIIVTWNDIQRFFL; encoded by the coding sequence TTGACTACAGTGATAGCCTTTATTATTATCTTTGGTGCACTTGTCATTTTTCATGAAGCAGGACACTTTGTATTTGCAAAGCGCGCGGGTATATTATGCCGGGAGTTTGCCGTGGGGTTTGGACCAAAGATCCTATCCTTTAAAAAGAATGAAACACAATACACCATTCGATTGCTCCCGATTGGCGGGTATGTACGGATGGCCGGAGAGGACCCGGAAATGGCTGAGTTTAAGCCGGGGCAGCGGATTGGGCTTGTATTGAATTCTGATGGCCTCGTGGTAAAAATGGTGGTAAATGGAAAAGAGCGTTTTTCGGATATTCGTATGATAGAAGTAGAATCGGCTGATTTAGAACATAAGCTTTTTATTAAAGGCTATGAAGAGGGGGAGGAAGAGCTCCAAACCTTTTTCATTGCTGAAAATGCTGTTGTGGTAGAGAATCAGACCGAATCACAAATCGCACCTTGGAATCGCCAGTTTGCTTCAAAATCTCTCGGGAGAAGGGCAATGACAATTTTTGCCGGGCCAATGATGAACTTTGTTTTGGCCATTCTCATTTTTACCTTCTTGGCAATTGTACAAGGTGTGCCAGTGTCAGACCCTGTTTTCGGAAGCCTTACAAGTGACGGTGCTGCAAAGCAGGCAGGCTTCCATCAAGGTGATACGGTCATCAGTATTGATGGAGCAGAAATTTCAACCTGGGATGATATTGTTGAAGTCATTCAAAAACATCCGGGAGAAGAGCTGAAGTTCACAATTGAAAGAAACCATAAAACACTTGAAATTCCTGTCACTCCAAAGGCTGAAAAAATTGACAATCAAGAGATTGGAATCATTGGTGTTCACAGTCCTGTGGAGAAGTCACCTTTAAAAGTGGCAACCTATGGATTCCAGCAAACGTATCAATGGACTGTTGATATTATTCAGATGCTTGGAAAATTAGTAACAGGACATTTTTCTATCAATATGCTCTCTGGCCCTGTTGGGATATATAAGTCAACGGAAGTTGTGGCGAAATCTGGGATAACCTATCTTATGAAGTGGGCAGCTCTATTAAGCATTAATATAGGAATCATGAATCTTTTGCCTATACCGGCACTCGACGGAGGCAGACTATTATTCTTTGCAGTAGAGGCGCTTAGGGGTAAACCGATTGACAGACAAAAAGAAGGTGTCGTCCACTTTATAGGTTTTGCCTTATTGATGCTATTGATGATTATTGTCACATGGAATGATATTCAACGATTTTTCTTATAA
- the dxr gene encoding 1-deoxy-D-xylulose-5-phosphate reductoisomerase yields the protein MKNISLLGATGSIGTQTLDIIRNNPEQFKLKAFSAGRNLDLTRKIISEFQPEFVSVQKKEDYEILKAELAGNINISYGEDGLTETAVYAHSDTVVNAVLGSVGLYPTLQAIKERKTIAIANKETLVTAGHLVMQAAKENQVALLPVDSEHSAIFQCLQGENEKNIESLILTASGGSFRDKTRAELTNVTVKEALNHPNWSMGAKITIDSATMMNKGLEVIEAHWLFNIPFDKIKVVQHRESIIHSMVEFHDSSIKAQLGTPDMRVPIQYALTYPDRLELPSAEKLNLAQIGKLHFKEMDFDRFYCLKLAYEAGSAGGTMPTVLNAANEAAVTAFLDGKITFLQIDELIENSLERHNVMKHPDLETIKAVDKETREYVHSLI from the coding sequence ATGAAAAATATAAGTTTGTTAGGGGCGACGGGGTCTATTGGCACGCAGACATTGGACATCATTCGGAATAATCCCGAACAATTCAAGCTTAAAGCTTTTTCTGCGGGAAGAAATTTAGACTTAACAAGAAAAATAATATCTGAATTTCAACCTGAATTTGTTTCGGTACAAAAAAAAGAGGATTACGAGATTCTAAAGGCAGAGCTTGCGGGCAATATTAACATTTCCTACGGGGAGGACGGCTTAACAGAGACTGCTGTTTATGCACATTCGGATACTGTTGTCAATGCTGTTCTCGGAAGTGTGGGACTTTATCCGACCCTTCAGGCAATCAAAGAAAGAAAAACAATTGCAATAGCAAATAAAGAAACACTGGTTACTGCAGGGCATTTGGTTATGCAGGCGGCTAAAGAAAACCAGGTTGCATTGCTTCCGGTAGACAGTGAACATTCTGCTATCTTTCAGTGCTTGCAGGGAGAAAATGAAAAAAATATTGAAAGCTTGATTCTTACGGCCTCCGGAGGCAGCTTTCGTGATAAAACGAGAGCGGAGCTTACGAACGTAACAGTCAAAGAGGCTTTGAACCATCCAAATTGGTCTATGGGTGCAAAGATTACAATTGATTCAGCAACCATGATGAACAAAGGCCTGGAAGTGATTGAAGCCCATTGGCTATTCAATATTCCTTTTGATAAAATTAAGGTAGTGCAGCATAGAGAAAGCATTATTCATTCAATGGTGGAATTTCATGACAGCAGTATAAAAGCACAGCTGGGGACACCAGATATGAGAGTACCTATTCAGTACGCTCTTACTTATCCTGACCGACTGGAGCTACCATCGGCAGAAAAATTGAACCTGGCCCAAATAGGAAAGCTTCACTTTAAAGAAATGGATTTTGACAGATTCTATTGTTTGAAACTTGCTTATGAAGCAGGAAGTGCCGGGGGAACAATGCCAACTGTCTTGAATGCGGCGAATGAAGCAGCCGTTACCGCTTTCTTAGATGGGAAAATAACCTTCTTACAAATTGATGAGTTGATTGAAAACTCTCTTGAAAGGCATAATGTTATGAAACATCCAGATTTGGAGACAATTAAAGCAGTGGATAAAGAAACAAGAGAATATGTTCACTCACTCATATAA
- a CDS encoding phosphatidate cytidylyltransferase: protein MKQRIITAVIAAALFIPIVFWGKSPFILLVYVMGTIALYELCKMKKISFWSLPGIISLLILWVFLAPDQYNILFRSIGYNREQVILIGILLLLMLTVVSKNRYTFDDISFVVFSALYVGIGFHYFLLTREASKGLLYIFYALLLIWATDSGAYFIGKAMGKHKLWPDISPNKTIEGSIGGIICALVVAVCFNLFTSIDIPMARMLADTALLSILGQLGDLVESAFKRHYHVKDSGNILPGHGGILDRFDSLLFVFPFIHFLHLIH from the coding sequence GTGAAACAAAGAATTATAACGGCTGTGATAGCAGCTGCTTTATTTATTCCCATAGTTTTTTGGGGCAAATCCCCCTTTATACTGCTTGTGTATGTAATGGGTACAATTGCTCTGTATGAATTATGTAAAATGAAGAAAATTTCCTTTTGGTCTTTGCCCGGAATCATATCATTGTTAATATTGTGGGTTTTTTTAGCACCTGACCAATATAATATTCTTTTTAGGAGCATAGGCTACAATAGGGAACAAGTTATTTTAATAGGAATACTGCTTTTGCTTATGCTTACCGTGGTTTCGAAAAACCGCTATACCTTTGATGATATTTCATTTGTTGTATTTTCAGCATTATATGTGGGCATTGGGTTTCACTATTTCCTTTTGACAAGAGAAGCCTCTAAAGGTCTGCTATACATATTTTACGCTTTGCTATTAATATGGGCTACGGATTCAGGGGCCTATTTCATAGGCAAAGCCATGGGTAAGCATAAACTTTGGCCGGATATCAGTCCAAATAAGACCATAGAGGGTTCAATTGGAGGCATTATATGTGCACTGGTTGTAGCAGTTTGTTTCAACCTATTTACGAGCATTGACATTCCGATGGCAAGGATGCTGGCAGATACTGCTCTGCTTTCTATATTAGGGCAGCTGGGGGATCTTGTAGAATCTGCATTTAAAAGGCATTACCACGTAAAGGATTCTGGCAATATTCTGCCGGGGCACGGTGGAATTCTGGACCGTTTTGACAGCCTCCTTTTTGTTTTTCCCTTTATACATTTTCTTCACTTAATTCATTGA